A window of Roseateles sp. XES5 genomic DNA:
CCATGCTGGCCGCCATGCCCATGCACAGGGTGGACACATCCGGCTTGATGAAATTCATGGTGTCGAAGATCGACATGCCGGCCGAGACGCTGCCGCCCGGCGAGTTGATGTAGAGGGAGATGTCCTTGTCAGGGTTCTCGCTCTCCAGGAACAGCATCTGCGCGCAGACGAGCGTGGCGATATGATCCTCGACGGGACCCGTCAGGAAGATGATGCGCTCCTTCAGGAGGCGGGAATAGATGTCGTAGGAACGCTCGCCGCGGTTGGTCTGCTCGACGACCATCGGCACCAGAGCCATGGCGGTATCTACGGGATTTCTCATGTCAATCCTTCATCTCAAGTGGCCCTGAAACCCGTCGCCAAGCGTTGGGAATCAGCAAGTTTCGTCTTCCCTACATAGAGTGTCAGGGTATCGGACTTCAAGACGGCCCCGTCTTTTGCGGCGCTCTATGCGAGATTGCGGTTAACTCACGCAACGTGGGGCGAGGATTTCCACAACCCAAGCGCCGGCAGGGTGAAGAAAGGATGAATCCCGATCCCGCTATCGCCCCGGCCTGCCGCCCCGCCTTACCGCCACCTTGCCTAGCCTTGCCAGATGCCTGCACTATATGCCTCCCAGCGGAGGCAGTCATGAAGAAACGATCCCTCGTCGCCCTCGGGCTTCTCGTCCTCACATCGACAGGCGCGCCCGCCCAGCAGGCCTCCGACACCATCGCGCCCGAGCGGGCGACCGGCCTTGCGGCCGCGACGGTCGTCACGGCGAAGGAACACATGGTCGCGGCGGCTCATCCGCTGGCGGCGGCGGCCGGCGAAAAGGTTCTTTCCGACGGCGGCAGCGCCATCGACGCGATGGTGGCGGTCCAGACCGTGCTCGGCCTCGTCGAGCCGCAATCCTCCGGCCTCGGCGGCGGGGCCTTCCTCGTCTATTACGATGCCGCGGCAAAACGCGTCGTCACGCTCGACGGGCGCGAGACCGCGCCGATGGAGGCGACGCCAAAGCTCTTCCTCGACGAGAACGGCGCGCCGCTGCAGTTCTTCGACGCGGTGGTCGGCGGGCGCTCCGTCGGCACGCCCGGCACCGTCATGCTGCTGCAGGAGGCGCACAACCGCTGGGGCCGCACGCCCTGGAAGGATCTTTTCGCCCCGGCCGAAAGGCTCGCCCGCGACGGCTTTGCCGTCTCGCCGCGCCTTGCCGGGCTCATCGCCGCGGAAGGCGACCGCCTCAAGACCTTCGAGACGACCGCGTCCTATTTCTTCGATGCCGAGGGCGCGCCGCTGAAGGAAGGCGCCATCCTGAAGAACCCCGCCTATGCCGATACGCTCGC
This region includes:
- the clpP gene encoding ATP-dependent Clp endopeptidase proteolytic subunit ClpP yields the protein MRNPVDTAMALVPMVVEQTNRGERSYDIYSRLLKERIIFLTGPVEDHIATLVCAQMLFLESENPDKDISLYINSPGGSVSAGMSIFDTMNFIKPDVSTLCMGMAASMGSLLLAAGHKDMRFATPNARIMVHQPSGGFQGQASDIERHARDILKMKRKLNEVYVKHCGRTYEEVEQTLDRDHFMSADEAKDWGLVDRVITSREAIEGPDAA